The region TTTTTCTCCAGGTTTTTCTTCATGTCTCGATAGAGAAGCCTTTGTAAgaaagcttctcgatcgagaccctaTTTTTAGCATGCTCTCGGCTTCTTTTGTAACACTGGTCTCTATCGAGAAGCTCATCTGAACATGCTTCGCGATCGAGACATGCACAAAAGTTTGTCTTGAAAGAGACACTATTTCTGCTGCGCAACGACTGACTTCAAAATTTCATAACTCTTTGTAGACACCTCCAAATGAGctgattcttgaaccgttggaaagattaggatgtctacttcaacgttcatgaagaacacaaattcatttgaaacTTCTAGCTAGTCCATATTCGTCAATTAGTGCAGCGGAGTCAGATTTTCAGGTTTGCAAATGTGCTTTCGGCATCTCTTTACTTCGGAAACCTTCGGAATgctcaaattaaaccaaaaactcattgatttccatgtatttaacctgaaatactaaaacacacaATAAGACCTATAATAGCtcaattataacaataaaagCATATTAGAAAGACCAAAACTGATAtagaaaataggagtatttctactcctatcagttactaacgattttaaatgcACAATTAAAGTctactaaaaaattataactataaatttatcagcAGTTTACTCACGGTTCACTAAcgatattctaaaaataaaattattacttttttttaatttacagtTTGTTTaaaaatacacaattcaagtGTACAAACGATTTATTAAccatacatttaaaataaaaattatttacaaatttacCATGGTTTAtccaacgtttactaacattgtCTTTTTTTTCAAAGCCTAAAAATATTGGTTAactattagtaaaccattggttaaccaacaataAAATGAGCAAGAAAACTAGACTATTCATCATTTTCTTCGCCTGATcattcaaattttgaaaatatatatccTCACTGAATGATCAAATTTGCCAAATCTATCACTCGCAGTGGCATGAGAACAAACTAATGGACTCCACAAATTTCGAAACAGTCCCTCATTCTCAAATCAATTTCAAAGCCTAATCATTGTTTCTCCCAAAACTATCTAAAACACAACAAAATGACGGAATCGGTTTTAGGTGCAGTGTCTCAATCATCTCTTCTTTCTATACACTCTTTCAAATTTCACTTCCATTCATGCAATGCTCCATCATTCTCCATACAACCGTACACTCGCCGCGTCTGTATCTAAACATATGAAGCCAATCGCTCCGAAGCTAATCGTTGTTGCCGCATCTGCAATTTTCGGGAAACGCGCGGCCATCTCTTCACAAACGGCAAGTCCACCGGTGGCCGGCACAGTTTCGTGAATGGCAGCAGCGGGCTTGAGACAATATTGGTTGGAGGCGGCAGTCTAACCattttagggttttattttgttattggtCTCTGTATATAGTgagataaaatgaaaaaatgaagTGAAATAGACGAAAATAAAAGTAATAGAGTTTTGAACATACTATTGAAAatggaaaaagttaaaattgaaaaaaaaaagaattgtatATTTCAAAAGTGAAACATATCACTGTATTTATGAGAATAAAATGGAGAAAGATAGTAAATTGTTTATTTAAGTCTAATTTAAATTCCGGTTTAATAAGCCCGGGTCTTATTCATAAAAGAAGCCCGGGTCTTATTTGAATAGTATCAAGTTAGTTTAAGTTCAAATTTTATggatcaatttaaattttgatattaagaaaaataaagattagAAGTTTCGTATCAAATTTGGTATCTTTAATGACCAACAGAATGAGTTAGACATTGAGATAATTAGAGTCAAGATTATATGGTTGTGTTATTCACATTATTTGGCTGAAAAACAGATCACACATTTCTCATTCCCTTGGAATCATATTTCTCATTGACAAAACAATACATAACAAAATCATtaattaaatatctttttttaagataaaaacAAAACCGACCGTAAGAAAACTTAATTTGCTGCTCTAATTACTGAATCTGCCCTAACCGTGACCTTCCCACTACAATGCATATCTTCCACTGCCCCAACCATAAAACCTCATTAATTTCTTTCTACACTACTTCCATCCTCTCTCACTACAGCTGTGCCAAAATgttacattattttttatttctttttttatacaTTAATTAAATGAAACCGACTTTAACTATAAACTGTCAGCgaagattaattaaaataaaaagttaatactCAATAAAGGAGTATTTGAAGCATATGATTCTCAATTCTAATTTTCTACTAACctgttaaaatcaataaattgtcaagaaaaaaaagatattcaaaTTTTGTGAATGCCATAATAGGgaaattagaagaaaaaaatagagaaaatacttttaaaattataatgattAATCAAAAGTTATCTCAACTGTATTCTTTCtgaaatttttatattctttctgaaattttaattaattaataattacaaaactgcCATTATTACTTTTTTGTATTTGTCTAAAATACGCAAGTCATGCTATGCCACATAAACTAAATGTACTTCTACTGTAAATCACTTAATTATTTCACAAATAAGGAAATACTTTAATTATAAGATAAAGATTGATTTAAGAAACTCCAAGAATAGTATTCTAAAAcctttttgttttcttgatttCTAAAACTTATATAAAGAGGTGGTGTCTTGTGGTCTGCTTATAGTTGAGTGTTAAAACTTATTTTgagagagagagaagaaaaaaaaatcaaacatttattttgcatactaaaaaaaaaaattcatccttTCTTTCTAGTGTTTGTGTCTGCCCTTTTAGTTTTTGAAGTTTAATTAGTTTAGCTATTTTGAAGTTGTTGCTTTTGCTCACTAGATTCTTTTCAAGTTTAGCTTACTTTCTTGGGtactaaattaattttctttaccaaaatcaaaattacaaaacccAAAAAAGTGTTTATGTTAATTAACAACTAAACCCAAGAAAGAATACAAACAATATTCATacaaaaaatttatcatttccATTATGGGGAAGATGGTTGCTCCCTTCTCAAGTTGGCCATGGGAGAATCTTGGAAAATTCAaggtagataaaaaaaattgcattttaaATTCTTGAtgttgttttgtaaaatttgtttttAGTGACTGATCAGTTTAaattatggttttttttttgttcatgttGTGTTCATGAAGTATCTGCTATATGGACCTATCATTGCAAAAGTGATTCAAACACAGATTCAAGGTTTCAACTTCAAGAATGATTGGTTTCTTCATATTCTCATAATTTCTGTTCTTAGATTTGCTGTTTATTTTCTCTGGAGCTGTTTCGTCAACATGTTGTTCTTGACATTCAATCGCAAGATAAACAATCAAGGCTACGATTTTAAGCAAATCGACAAAGAATGGAATTGGTAACTAATCAATTCTTGAACCCTAATCTTGATTTCATCACCAATTCTTGAACCCTAATCTTGATTTTATCATAAATTCTTGAACCCTAATCTTGATTTCAtgatctattaattttttttattattactattatttacaGGGAAAATTTCATACTTCTTCAAGCTCTAATTGGATCCATGGCATTTTATACGTTTCCATCAATAGTTGAAAATGTTCCATTTTGGAACTCAAAGGGCTTAATTGCAATTTTACTACTCCATATTGGAGTTTCTGAGCCTTTGTATTATTGGGTTCATAGATATTTCCATGGAGGTTATCTCTTTTCCCATTATCATTCAATCCACCATTCATCTCCTGTACTACATCCTTTTACAGGTAATTATTATTTGTCATCAATTATATTCACCACCCCAACTAcctttcttaattttaataaattttcgtCCTTCAATTTCTTATCTAATACTATACGGGGACTTATCGAGTGTTACATTTTTCATCgtttatttttgatttgattccGAAATTCTAtaattctatataaaaaaattattatttagtcGCTTTCTGTTTTAGCATTTATGTTTTATTATAACATAGTTTATGACCGTAaccaatttaaatatataaatatgtttttttttcaggTGCAACAAAATCATTTTTGGAGCATCTTATACTTGCCGCAATTATTGGAATTCCAGTAATTGGGTCATTAATCATGGGTTATGGATCGATAATCACGATTTATGGCTATATTTTGGTGTATGAATTTCTCACATGTTTAGGACATTCAAATGTTGAAATTATCCCACATCAATTGTTCGAGAAATTTTCATTCCTACGATATCTCATTTATACACCATCGTAAGTAAATTTTCTCTGGcttttcatataattatttttctcaaattcgATAAAATAGTATAATTAATTTCAAGCGGTTTAACAATATATTTCGACAAAAATCTTGTGAAGTGCACTTTATAATATACTAATAATTTATATGTGATATGACGTACTCATTTCCAAATagaaaattgaatttaattaacGATGATTAAGATTGAATATTTGATTATGAATAAATGCtgataaaattgtttaaatataTGTTGGAATGTCTCTGTAGACGGGGTTTCGGCCATGTGTGGAGGACCAATGTGtacctaattaatttaatattaaccGATGATATATTGCTAATATTTAGATTGAACAAATGGGTGTGCGAAATGTTAGGTGGGACAGTAAATGCAATGTCCAATTGTTCTAACCAAACTCtgtcaattttaataaaaattctaaagGGAAACTGTTTTTGCTGTCTATATGCTGTATTTAAGGGCCCATCAGTACTATTTACACAGTTCGGtggatttggaatttttttttttcaatttagttcATCTTTCATTTGATCATTttgttcactttttatttttcggCAGTCCAAACTCACCTTATTTTAGCTCTAATTTCACTATAAATGTTATCCCTTTTCtgaaagtttttaaaatttccgATGACAGTCTAGATTAGAATCTATCTACGCATGTCGTGAAGTTTTTTATTTAACCTGAActgaaaaacaaatttaaagtattaagatttgaaaaatacCCGTTAGACTTTTATTTTATCCGAATTGGAttgtacaaaaaaaattatttgattattgACTTAAATTTTTTCCAATGTGTGCATGTACAGGTATCATAGCCTGCACCACACAGAGATGGGCACCAACTTCTGCCTGTTCATGCCTTTATTTGACGCAATATGGAACACCCTTAATAGCAATTCTTGGGAACTTCATAAGAAAATAAGTTCTAATGCaggtaagaaaaaaaaaatgaaaactaatgaagcatttataataatttattatatagtatTTCATGATCATAGAGAAATAAATATCATGGTTGTGGTCTACTCTAACATGCATGTAGTAATAAAATCTAGGCACATGATTGATTCAATTAAACTTGAAATGGGGACcatttattttcattatatCTTCCcataattgaaaccaaacaaGTACAACTCAAAGTGCTGGAATGCTGAAAATGACATTGATCATCTTTCATCTCTATGTTTCTTCCACCACTCATTTTTGTGTTTGCATTTAGTTGCGGAAGGCCGAAATTTTACTTGACCGCCCACCGTCGCCCTCCGCTCCGCCGATAGTTACATGAAATCTATAATTTaacttaaataacaaaatatttcaacaaaaaaattacGTATATTCCGTAGACTGTTAAGTTGATGATTCACGGTTTGTGACAACTATAATCTGTGACTTCCAAATTTATGAcggaatttttattttgtgactACCAAATTTATAGGCATAATTTTCGACATAAAGTCTTGAAagtaatttataaagaaaactACAATTATAGAATTTTATGATAGCAGTTTCTGTCACAAATTCGTTGcatattttcaaaaatgattaaaattaaatttaatatcattcCGTCAAAAGCTTATGAACGaaatttgattgaattttttGAATTCATGAATTAACAGTTTTATTATAGTTCATGACAAAAATATAACGGATTGAACTTTTCACTACAAAATATTCGTGACAATGGCTTTAGTGGCAGCCCGAAATACCTTGCAAATGCCAAACAAATTTTTCCGTCGTGAATCAACCGTTCTATTTTGATGATTGCTATAATCTATATATGTTGCACTGAAATTTGTCGAGTTCTATACGCTTAGCGTTTTCATTTCGGTTGATGCAGAAAAGAAAGGGAGAGTGCCAGAATTTGTGTTCTTGGCGCATGTAGTAGATGTGGGTTCGTCAATGCATGCACCATTTGTTAACAGATTTGTTGCAGCACATCCTTACACTCCATGGCACTCTATGGTGCCTCTCTGGCCACTGGCATTTGTTGTTATGCTCATCATGTGGGCTAAGGCTAAGACCTTCCTCATTTCTTTCTACAATCTTAGAGGCAGGTTTCATGCTACTTGGGCTGTGCCTAGGTTCGGTTTTCAggtcagtttttttttattggaaaattaaatattaattatattatgaaTGTTAAAATTCTGCAAattaaatcatcaatttttatattttgataaattaaagcactgatttatttttagactagGAGGGAGTTAGGCAGGGGCTAGCAGTGGCACCTGCCCctccaaaaaaatccaatttttataGAGTCCaatactaaaatatatttaagtttcATACTTTTTTTTACACAAATTTCAGTAATATAAAACTCATATACATGTATTAAACTAACTAATACAATTGCTTCAATCTAATTGATCattcatttgaaaaataaaattcaattatatcATCTATACATTTCCATATCTAACTAGGCTAACTCTTATTATTATATAAGAAAAGACGCATAAAGCTCCGTGATTgatattcaatatttttatgttgaattagattcaattatttttaatatttttactagtgaagataaaatttaaatttattattttctatgatgtttttcaatgaaaattataatttttttaccccTCAAAATCCTGGCTTCGTCCCTGTTTTTAGATGAAAAGAATACCGATATGAACATTTGATATATTACTGTTTCATCAACCACATCGATGTCttctttaaaaacaaaatccaaaaaaattcaaaaagagaACTTGCAAATGTTGATACTCACTTTCTCTCCCTCCCATTTCgttcttagttttttttttataattatttttaactatttcgtttcgtttttttttttcaaagttatTAACCGTTTTCATTTTTTCTAATGcttttttcattttctaatttccttttttttatatatgtatacaaTTATGCTAAGAGTTTGAGTTGTTGTAACATAtttaattttccttttctttttatgtgTTGTAGTATTTCCTGCCATTTGCTCAAGAGGGCATCAATAATCATATAGAAGAAGCCATTCTAAGGGCTGATAGAGATGGGGTCAAAGTCATTAGCCTTGCTGCATTAAATAAGGTCAGTACACTTTAttctattttgtttatttacatGCATTTAGTTCGTTcttattattgatatttaaaaatttagattaaattttaaaaaaaagttgtatCTAAAGTAAGTATTTGGTGATTTCTGATATTTGGTAGTTGAAGGAAATAATTACTAGACATCATAACCCATTTAATGCATTCAAAGGTTTTACCAAATGAAGAATCCATATTTTACATTTCCAcaaatcattttaattattttaaggttattttttattagatttttaatATTCAACTTCATtcgcttaaattttaaaataaaaagcataTTTAACTTTTTCGAGCTCTATTTCTTTATTGTAGATtcgaaatattattttaaaaaagtcgGGTTGGTCACTTACAACTATTCATCTTAGAACCGGAAAAATATGCTTATTCTTCgattaaatcaaaattcaaagGGATATCGGGAATAAATTTCTCTATATTATTACGGCCAATTATACTAATCGTTTATACTATGGGACCCTGTTTTTTTGTCGAAGTAAATTTAAATTCCGTGAAAATATgtgaattaatatttaattttggtaTGTGAATGATGCAGAATGAAGCTCTGAATGGAGGGGGAACACTGTTTGTAAATAAGCACCCAAACCTAAGAGTTAGAGTGGTTCATGGAAATACATTAACAGCTGCAGTTATTCTAAATGAAATTCCTAAAGATGTGACTGAAGTATTTCTAACAGGGGCTACTTCCAAACTTGGTAGAGCCATTGCCCTTTACCTTTGCCAAAGAAAAGTTAGAGTCCTTGTAAGTTCTTTCTAGCTAATTTCatctctttttaaattttttgaattcttTTCTTTTGTGGTAAATTAAATACGGATAAATTTAATTCGAGACTTTATAATTCTACAAAcctcaaataatttttaattgttttttcgtgtattttctcattttagatTTAAAGATATTAGGCCTCATTTAtagaaaacaaattctaacgtttttgactttttataaattttaagagaaattttgattttaataattttggcatgattataaACTTGATGGCAATGCTATCCTGATTTCAAAACTTACTTAATTAAcatgttaaaatattaaaaaatacatgTTAAATTGAATAATGattgaaattggctaaatttaattttcaatcagGTTAAAATAAGCTAAATTTGAGTTTGATTGCATGAAAAACTTGCAGATGTTGACATTAGCAACAGAAAGGttccaaaaaattcaaaaagaagcTCCTTTGGATTGTCAAGCATACCTTGTCCAAGTCACAAAGTACCAGGCAGCCCAAAATTGCAAGGTATTCTTAATTAGAAAAACTATGCTTTATTAATtgttaataaattaaacataatttgattaattttgtgACATAAATATATGGAGTGAAATGACATAAATTGTGATGGGTTACTAATTTGATGTTGGTCCCAATGATAGACGTGGATTGTTGGGAAATGGATAACACCAAGACAGCAAAGTTGGGCTCCAAAAGGAGCCCATTTTCATCAATTTGTGGTTCCACCAGTTTTGCCATTTAGAAGGGATTGCACTTATGGAGATCTTGCTGCCATGAGATTGCCTGAAGATGTCCAAGGCCTTGGAAGTTGTGAGGTTAGCAATTTCTCTTCACATTATATTAACTACAATTAATTAATATCTTCCTTAATCTATAAATAATCAATCCAAAATGTAATTAGGTGTGTGCATTCCGTTCAAATTGAACCGAACTgaactgaaattttatttttgttctttcaAAAACAAATGGAGTTGAAGTAGTcggttcaattattttggttcaATTTACATTAAACTTAACTAATTCTTTTATGTCTAGAACCGAATCGAATTAAAAGTAGTTTGGTTCAATCATTcgatttagtttgatttttgcaCACTTTTACTAATAGATTTTTTAAGATTCTCATTATGCGCATAAAAGGGATCTTCATGAGATGAAAATTTCATATACGAATGAGATCTGTCGAATTGAATGACGATCGTAACAAACGTCTGCCCAATTGCAATCCAAATTTTCCAATAAAGATTTAAGAATGAATGCATATTCTTAATTGATTGAGATGAATATTGCAGTATACAATGGATAGAGGAGTAGTACATGCATGCCATGCAGGCGGAGTGGTACATTTACTAGAGGGATGGAAGCACCATGAAGTTGGAGCCATTGATGTGGATAGGATTGATCTAGTTTGGAATGCTGCTTTAAAGCATGGTCTCAAGCCTGTCTCTAGTAGTGCCGCCCAACAAAAATTTAATGTTGAATGACCCAACGGTTCAACAAAGGGaagaaagaaatttaaatattatttgtaaCAAAAAAggtctttttttttgttctttttatatAAGAAGATGGGGAGAAATGAAAAATTGGGAATTTTAATCAAGTTGTAATTCAACATTGGTTATAATATCAATATGTACTTGTTGATTTCACCTATACATTAATGAAGAAAAGTTACCATtccattttcaatatttttttttctttgaataaAACATCACTTCATCCCTTAAGTcgatataaaatgtaaaaacgTCATTTGCAGCGAAAGGAGTCAAAAAAATCCGCATCTTCACATTTTCGTATAAAGAAATACACATAATtctaactttaaaataaaaactcaaaaattgcattcatatttatttaatttctcaaGTTGGCAATTAATACAATCAAAAATTCAGATTGGCACTTAATAGACTACCGACCATGATTTGCAATCAAATTTCCTCTCAACTTCTTTTAAATATCTGGACGAAAACATGGATAGACAAAAGAGATTAATAAGAATTCATTAATATTAACCGGAAAGCAAAGCTAAAAACTatagaaagaaaaattaataagttaACAATACACTATTATTGATAATTTTCCTTCTAGCCAAGAAACTAGCAACCAGAGCATGAGCACCAAATAATTCATGTTTTGCCAATTGCTCTTTTGTGGAGTTTTGCATGTTTTGCTCttgttttattgtaattttacgTGGTTTGTTCGATGTCAGTTGGATTTTCTAAATTCTTGAATTGTTCGAGAATTTTCAGTGATTGTCCAAACTAGTTCTTGAAGATTCAAGCTTGTTGTATCATTTGAAGTATATTACCAACAAAACTAGAGATAAATAGATGTTCTGAAGATGCAGTTGGTGTCAGATAATTCTCAACTCTAAAATTCTTTCTGGATATATAACACCTACAAAATTTGTGTCTTTTGATTTCTAGTATTGTTGTTTCGTTTTTTTCGTAGATCAATTATAACgtttcagtttatttttatttttcatataattcaATCTGTGATGTACTTTAACGGGTTCTAATACGTTTGTTGCcgtaatatattattttttgataaaaaaaagagttCGATTTTAACCGAACCACGTATTATATGCTAATTCGGTTCGATTTGGTTGGTCACTTCAATTTGACCGACAACTGGTCTCCCCTTACCACAACTCGCATTATTTTTTCTGCAATATTTAAAGTAAACTAAAAAAAGAGGCATAGAGCCGTGAAGCGGTGAAACCAATTCTAGAAAGAGAAAATATATTCTAGAGAAAGAAAGTTCATTTTTCTTCCATTTCGAGTGCAGGTAACGGTGATCTTCGGCTTTTAGCCGAATATCATCGTCTCTTAGCTCGTTTCTTTGACtgttttgttgtttgtttgaataaattGCTCTGTTTTATTGGAGTCTTGGTGTGTTTTTGTGTGGTTTCTGTAATTCTTGGATCGTTCAAGATTATTTAGCGTTTGTTCAaacttcaaattcaaattcttgAAGATTTAATGTTTTCTTTTCATCGTTCGGAGTATTTTAACAGCGGATAAGTGGTTAATAGAAGTTATGGGGTACGATTGGTGACAGGGAATTCTTCATACTTGAATTCATCCTGTTTTTAGTCACCTGTTAAATTTGTatctttaaatttctatttttttttgtttcttttctttttatagatCGATTATATGATAtcaattgttttatatttgtttataattttgatctaTGATGTACTTCGACGTTATGGTGTAAACTGTTAATCTATCAATATTActatcttttgaaaaaaaaaactaaaaatgtttatttttccAGTggtaaatatgtaaaaaaaaaacctgTAAAACTTTGCATGTGCCACTATAGCATTTCTAGCAACTGCTAACACCACATGTCATGACCTAATGCAAAACAGAATCAGCCAGGTGACAGTTGCAAGTCCTCTATTCCGGCACGTCATTCATTACATGATCACAACCACCGTTCAACGCGGCCACTTTTTCCTCTGTACATCGATCAGTTCTTCTGTTActtgtttaatatattttttttttgtatctgAGTACTTCACTTAGAACAAccaaaacagaaataaaaaatggctaaaaaaatgATGTTAGGagttcaaaaaagaaaaaaatccacTAAAAGAAACACCAAAACATTGCTTAAGAAAGTTGTGGATTATCTAAAATCTGATTCTTACTTGTTCGCTCCTTTGGTGTCACCTTACTCACAAACACGAATTCTAGCTTCAAAGATTGTCTCTGAATCTTCTATCAAAggtaaatttaatgttttttggTTGATGGGTTTTATGtgttctttattatttttatttgttttaagtcGTTTTGATTTTTGCATGTTTAGGAATAAGAATgaaggaaaagaagaaaaataagagT is a window of Mercurialis annua linkage group LG2, ddMerAnnu1.2, whole genome shotgun sequence DNA encoding:
- the LOC126669953 gene encoding very-long-chain aldehyde decarbonylase CER3 yields the protein MGKMVAPFSSWPWENLGKFKYLLYGPIIAKVIQTQIQGFNFKNDWFLHILIISVLRFAVYFLWSCFVNMLFLTFNRKINNQGYDFKQIDKEWNWENFILLQALIGSMAFYTFPSIVENVPFWNSKGLIAILLLHIGVSEPLYYWVHRYFHGGYLFSHYHSIHHSSPVLHPFTGATKSFLEHLILAAIIGIPVIGSLIMGYGSIITIYGYILVYEFLTCLGHSNVEIIPHQLFEKFSFLRYLIYTPSYHSLHHTEMGTNFCLFMPLFDAIWNTLNSNSWELHKKISSNAEKKGRVPEFVFLAHVVDVGSSMHAPFVNRFVAAHPYTPWHSMVPLWPLAFVVMLIMWAKAKTFLISFYNLRGRFHATWAVPRFGFQYFLPFAQEGINNHIEEAILRADRDGVKVISLAALNKNEALNGGGTLFVNKHPNLRVRVVHGNTLTAAVILNEIPKDVTEVFLTGATSKLGRAIALYLCQRKVRVLMLTLATERFQKIQKEAPLDCQAYLVQVTKYQAAQNCKTWIVGKWITPRQQSWAPKGAHFHQFVVPPVLPFRRDCTYGDLAAMRLPEDVQGLGSCEYTMDRGVVHACHAGGVVHLLEGWKHHEVGAIDVDRIDLVWNAALKHGLKPVSSSAAQQKFNVE